From Leptospira congkakensis, one genomic window encodes:
- a CDS encoding NADase-type glycan-binding domain-containing protein: MSFPSPKTFLFITAICLPLFAEPLNPPSVTSSSQLQPQSKKYTPIFAMDGKLKTSWVEGALGEGIGESLLIKYKSPISFRSLSIYNGFGDPKLWAANNRIKKLKISAEDGNEEVVTLKDSLSLQRIEFKSEFRTKEISLTIQEVYKGTNTENTAIAELVFNSDQAGSALVPPKNTWAIGKWKTKSNIARIQLHNDGTCEMGYETAKMLCTWTEKGDKVIVSLEATLPLTNTDILEIKRRGNPSDPTLEINGKHEFISNRDGV; encoded by the coding sequence ATGTCTTTTCCAAGTCCCAAAACTTTTTTATTCATAACCGCCATCTGTCTGCCCCTTTTTGCAGAACCACTCAATCCTCCGAGTGTTACGTCTTCTAGTCAACTGCAACCACAATCTAAAAAATACACACCTATCTTTGCCATGGACGGAAAACTCAAAACGAGTTGGGTGGAAGGTGCTCTTGGAGAAGGGATTGGTGAATCCTTACTCATCAAATACAAATCACCCATCAGTTTCCGTTCCCTCTCCATCTACAATGGGTTTGGTGATCCTAAACTTTGGGCTGCCAACAATCGAATCAAAAAATTGAAAATTTCCGCGGAAGATGGGAATGAAGAAGTTGTGACGTTAAAAGATAGTTTGTCACTCCAAAGGATCGAGTTCAAATCAGAATTTCGGACCAAAGAAATTTCTCTCACCATCCAAGAAGTTTATAAAGGAACCAACACGGAAAACACTGCCATTGCAGAATTAGTATTCAATTCTGACCAAGCAGGCTCAGCTCTTGTTCCTCCTAAAAATACTTGGGCCATTGGAAAATGGAAAACAAAATCTAATATTGCAAGGATCCAACTGCATAATGATGGAACCTGTGAAATGGGATATGAAACAGCAAAGATGCTTTGTACTTGGACTGAAAAAGGGGACAAGGTCATTGTTAGTTTAGAAGCAACCCTCCCCCTCACAAACACAGATATTTTAGAAATCAAACGCCGAGGCAATCCATCTGATCCAACACTCGAGATCAATGGAAAACATGAGTTTATCTCCAACAGGGATGGAGTTTAA
- the cutA gene encoding divalent-cation tolerance protein CutA: MNESWEYYTVYSTFSSEEEAKQIAKQVVTERLAACANIIKGMDSVYIWNGEMEESSEIVCLLKTTKDKSELLMQRIKELHSYDVPCIVLWPIVSGNPYYLDWLRNS; encoded by the coding sequence ATGAATGAGTCATGGGAATATTATACTGTCTATTCTACTTTTTCCTCGGAGGAAGAGGCGAAACAAATTGCCAAACAAGTTGTAACCGAGCGCTTAGCTGCCTGTGCCAACATCATCAAAGGAATGGATTCTGTTTATATTTGGAATGGTGAAATGGAGGAATCTTCTGAAATTGTTTGTTTGTTGAAAACCACAAAGGACAAGTCTGAACTTTTAATGCAGAGAATCAAAGAATTACATTCTTATGATGTTCCCTGCATTGTTCTTTGGCCAATTGTTTCTGGAAATCCTTACTATTTGGATTGGTTGCGAAATTCTTGA
- a CDS encoding glutathione S-transferase N-terminal domain-containing protein, with amino-acid sequence MTSTLYTFSISHFSEKARWGLELANYPFELKPLVPGAHIQTLKPIVNDLYVPVLETDSGVIQGSGNILDIIEEKAFGQKATLEEKQMEEKIDIQIGKSLQTLLYFHILDYPEIVGKLFLLEPAKLSDTVAPPEHFDLIALSLKRRYKITPKNLEVVKQALDEGAKELISIYKDKKFFNGNSFGRVDLTLASLMGMLAEPKESPAYPWFTSIQMPESFLTWRKELGFELLFDRIREFYQEFRNQSK; translated from the coding sequence ATGACTTCAACCTTATACACTTTCTCCATTTCGCATTTTTCTGAAAAAGCTAGATGGGGATTGGAACTTGCCAACTATCCTTTTGAACTAAAACCCTTAGTTCCTGGTGCACACATCCAAACCCTAAAACCAATTGTGAACGATTTGTATGTGCCAGTTTTAGAAACTGATTCTGGTGTCATTCAAGGATCTGGAAATATTTTAGATATCATCGAAGAAAAAGCGTTTGGTCAAAAGGCCACCCTCGAAGAAAAACAAATGGAAGAAAAAATAGACATCCAAATCGGAAAAAGTTTACAAACGTTGCTCTACTTTCATATTCTAGATTACCCTGAAATTGTAGGTAAATTGTTTTTACTAGAGCCAGCTAAGTTATCGGATACAGTAGCGCCACCAGAACATTTTGATTTGATTGCTCTTTCTCTCAAAAGAAGGTATAAAATCACTCCTAAAAATTTAGAAGTCGTGAAACAAGCACTAGATGAAGGTGCAAAAGAACTAATTTCTATATACAAAGATAAAAAGTTTTTTAACGGGAACTCTTTTGGAAGAGTAGATCTAACATTAGCCAGTCTTATGGGAATGCTTGCAGAACCAAAGGAATCCCCTGCTTATCCTTGGTTTACATCGATTCAGATGCCGGAGTCTTTTCTCACCTGGAGAAAGGAACTAGGATTTGAATTGTTATTTGATAGAATTAGAGAATTCTATCAAGAATTTCGCAACCAATCCAAATAG